One stretch of bacterium DNA includes these proteins:
- a CDS encoding aminotransferase class I/II-fold pyridoxal phosphate-dependent enzyme, whose protein sequence is MNPIAQSLNEQLEKAAPEVLGMLSEYGRRLYFPKGIISQTAEAKQKATRFNATIGIATEEGSPMILPSISSQIGDVSAQDAVTYAPPPGRPGLRDAWREKLLAENPSLAGKSFGQPIVTSAITHGLALAGELFLDPGDVMLLPDKLWGNYRLTFEVHHGAEIQTFPFYKRAAGASKEAGGMDTDAFATRLGELAEGRDKVVVLLNFPNNPTGYMPTEAEGDALAAALEAQAEKGTKLVVLCDDAYFGLFYHLGGRSMTESLFGKLTGRHPNLLAVKLDGATKELFVWGLRCGFVTFGPGRADSAAEVCEALDAKTRGAIRGGISNVPQLSQTLVERTLQNPDLRKERDEKCEILRVRAERVFEVANRDEYEDSWSVYPFNSGYFMLVKVKGVDAEKLRVHLLDEHQVGLIATSATDIRVAFSCLDVDDVEPLFAALHLAIQELRS, encoded by the coding sequence CTGAACCCGATCGCGCAGTCCCTGAACGAGCAGCTCGAGAAGGCCGCTCCCGAAGTCCTCGGGATGCTCTCCGAGTACGGTCGCCGTCTCTACTTCCCGAAGGGCATCATCTCCCAGACGGCCGAGGCGAAGCAGAAGGCCACGCGCTTCAACGCCACGATCGGGATCGCGACGGAAGAGGGCTCGCCGATGATCCTGCCCTCGATCTCGTCGCAGATCGGGGACGTCTCGGCGCAGGACGCCGTGACCTACGCGCCGCCGCCCGGACGGCCGGGCCTCCGTGACGCCTGGCGCGAAAAGCTCCTCGCCGAGAACCCGTCGCTCGCCGGAAAGAGCTTCGGTCAGCCGATCGTGACCAGCGCGATCACCCACGGCCTCGCGCTCGCGGGTGAGCTCTTCCTCGACCCGGGCGACGTGATGCTCCTGCCCGACAAGCTCTGGGGCAACTACCGCCTGACCTTCGAGGTCCATCACGGCGCCGAGATCCAGACCTTCCCGTTTTACAAGAGGGCCGCGGGCGCTTCCAAGGAAGCGGGCGGGATGGACACGGATGCCTTCGCGACCCGGCTCGGCGAGCTCGCCGAAGGCCGCGACAAGGTCGTCGTGCTCCTCAACTTCCCGAACAACCCGACCGGCTACATGCCGACCGAGGCGGAAGGCGACGCCCTGGCGGCGGCGCTCGAGGCCCAGGCCGAGAAGGGGACGAAGCTCGTCGTGCTCTGCGACGACGCCTACTTCGGCCTCTTCTACCACCTCGGTGGCCGGTCGATGACCGAGTCGCTCTTCGGGAAGCTCACGGGGCGCCACCCGAACCTGCTCGCGGTCAAGCTCGACGGCGCGACCAAGGAGCTCTTCGTGTGGGGCCTGCGCTGCGGCTTCGTCACCTTCGGCCCCGGTCGCGCGGATAGCGCCGCCGAGGTCTGTGAAGCCCTCGACGCGAAGACGCGCGGGGCCATCCGAGGCGGGATCTCGAACGTTCCGCAGCTCTCGCAGACCCTCGTCGAGCGGACGCTCCAGAATCCGGACCTCCGGAAGGAACGGGACGAGAAGTGCGAGATCCTGCGCGTTCGCGCGGAGCGCGTCTTCGAGGTCGCGAACCGGGACGAGTACGAGGATTCGTGGAGCGTCTATCCCTTCAACAGCGGCTACTTCATGCTGGTGAAGGTGAAGGGCGTGGACGCGGAGAAGCTCCGCGTGCACCTCCTCGACGAGCACCAGGTAGGCCTCATCGCGACGTCCGCCACGGACATCCGGGTCGCCTTCAGCTGCCTCGACGTGGACGATGTCGAGCCGCTCTTCGCGGCGCTCCATCTCGCGATTCAGGAACTTCGTTCCTGA
- the trxB gene encoding thioredoxin-disulfide reductase, whose product MESEHRRVLIIGSGPAGYTAAIYMARAGLGPLMLAGLNFGGQLMITTDVENYPGYPDGVTGPIMMEEFQKQAERFGTTILYTDATSVDFSERPFKVSTDSTNYTADAVVIATGASARWLGLDSEQEFVNKGVSACATCDGALFRDKPMAVVGGGDTAMEEALFLTRFATKVTLVHRRGELRASKIMQERALENEKIEFAWHSEVDEVLGGDFVTGVRLKDVRDASTREIDLEALFIAIGHQPNTSLFKGQLEMDDAEYLKVKPGSTYTSVEGVFACGDVADPIYRQAVTAAGTGCMAAIDAERWLAEQGIG is encoded by the coding sequence ATGGAGAGCGAGCACCGACGCGTGCTCATCATCGGGAGCGGGCCGGCCGGCTACACCGCCGCCATCTACATGGCGCGGGCCGGCCTCGGGCCGCTGATGCTGGCTGGGCTCAACTTCGGCGGTCAGCTGATGATCACGACCGATGTCGAGAACTACCCGGGCTATCCCGACGGCGTGACCGGACCGATCATGATGGAGGAGTTCCAGAAGCAGGCGGAGCGGTTCGGGACGACGATCCTCTATACGGACGCGACGAGCGTCGATTTTTCCGAGCGCCCCTTCAAGGTCTCGACGGACAGCACGAACTACACCGCCGACGCGGTCGTGATCGCGACCGGCGCCTCGGCGCGTTGGCTCGGTCTCGATTCCGAGCAGGAATTCGTCAACAAGGGCGTCTCGGCCTGCGCGACCTGCGACGGGGCGCTCTTCCGGGACAAGCCGATGGCGGTCGTCGGCGGCGGCGACACGGCGATGGAGGAAGCGCTCTTCCTGACCCGCTTCGCCACCAAGGTCACGCTCGTGCATCGCCGTGGCGAGCTCCGCGCCTCGAAGATCATGCAGGAGCGCGCGCTCGAGAACGAGAAGATCGAGTTCGCCTGGCACTCCGAGGTCGACGAGGTTCTCGGTGGTGATTTCGTGACCGGCGTACGCCTCAAGGACGTACGCGACGCCTCGACCCGCGAGATCGATCTCGAAGCACTCTTCATCGCGATCGGCCACCAGCCGAACACTTCCCTGTTCAAGGGACAGCTCGAAATGGACGATGCGGAGTACCTGAAGGTGAAGCCGGGCTCGACGTACACGTCGGTCGAAGGGGTGTTCGCGTGCGGCGACGTGGCGGACCCGATCTATCGGCAGGCCGTGACGGCGGCTGGGACCGGTTGCATGGCGGCGATCGACGCGGAGCGCTGGCTCGCCGAACAGGGGATCGGCTGA
- a CDS encoding response regulator, translating to MSKTERPRILIVDDEEAILETMTFTFMDLYEVLTTSDPTQALGIMEDNSPIAVVITDQRMPGMTGVELLREVYERYPETIRIILTGFADSEATIKAINDGHIYGYVNKPWEPDELKALVRRAAELHALTLENRRLVEDLRDANLFLAAVMDRLRTGAIAIDAEGVVRAVNQPAKAFIGIESDIVGKTIGDVMEREDLEELSERVKTLADEAGGTFEELELPVGPGHRIRVSVNSLTNDDGSPLGRVILFKEISHEPLTRDLEEIVGRVSETKAAGAGPLREALEKALSELADLCERVMGAGVESANMSELRERVSRTQTAIGNWLDVDDTLAGDAYPDAQMLRDRLNVAAQRWPRSEAMPEGVVALSKAVESYYESGENPRQRIL from the coding sequence ATGAGCAAGACGGAACGACCGCGCATTCTGATCGTCGATGACGAGGAGGCGATCCTCGAGACGATGACGTTTACCTTCATGGATCTCTACGAGGTCCTGACGACGTCCGATCCGACGCAGGCGCTCGGGATCATGGAAGACAATTCGCCGATCGCCGTGGTGATCACGGATCAGCGCATGCCCGGTATGACCGGCGTCGAGCTTCTCCGCGAGGTCTACGAGCGCTATCCCGAGACGATCCGGATCATCCTCACCGGCTTCGCCGACTCCGAGGCGACGATCAAGGCGATCAACGACGGCCACATCTACGGCTACGTGAACAAGCCCTGGGAGCCGGACGAGCTGAAGGCGCTGGTGCGTCGGGCCGCGGAGCTCCACGCGCTCACCCTCGAGAATCGGCGGCTGGTCGAGGACCTCCGCGACGCGAATCTCTTCCTTGCGGCGGTCATGGATCGACTGCGAACCGGGGCGATCGCGATCGATGCCGAGGGCGTGGTTCGCGCCGTGAACCAGCCCGCCAAGGCCTTCATCGGGATCGAGAGCGACATCGTCGGCAAGACGATCGGCGACGTGATGGAGCGCGAGGATCTCGAGGAGCTCTCGGAGCGCGTGAAGACCCTCGCCGACGAGGCGGGCGGGACCTTCGAGGAGCTCGAGCTTCCGGTCGGACCGGGACATCGCATCCGCGTCTCGGTCAACTCCCTCACGAACGACGACGGCAGCCCGCTCGGACGCGTGATCCTCTTCAAGGAGATCTCCCACGAGCCGCTGACGCGGGATCTCGAGGAGATCGTCGGGCGTGTCTCCGAGACGAAGGCCGCGGGCGCCGGTCCCCTTCGCGAGGCCCTCGAGAAGGCGCTCTCGGAGCTCGCGGATCTCTGCGAGCGAGTCATGGGCGCGGGCGTCGAGAGCGCGAACATGTCCGAGCTCCGAGAACGTGTTTCGCGAACCCAGACCGCGATCGGCAACTGGCTCGACGTCGACGACACCCTGGCGGGTGACGCCTATCCGGATGCCCAGATGCTGCGGGATCGGCTGAACGTGGCCGCCCAGCGCTGGCCGCGAAGCGAGGCGATGCCCGAGGGCGTGGTCGCGCTCTCGAAGGCAGTCGAGTCGTACTACGAGAGCGGGGAGAATCCTCGCCAGCGGATCCTCTAG
- a CDS encoding glutamate--cysteine ligase yields MNPQDQPALGVGDLLAYFDAAETPREDWAVGTEHEKVGVYADTGDRVPYEGPYGIGALLDKIHAAVGWERVEERGRVIALQKDGASITLEPGGQIELSGAPLVTTKQTCAEFNTHVDLVKELSDDFGIAWLGLGIDPFHEVDDIPHMPKARYDIMRSYLPTRGGLALDMMHATATVQANFDYANEADMIAKMRAALLATPVISALFANSSISGGRENGYASKRLAIWRDTDPDRCGLIPWVFDPDFGYERYMQWALDVPMFFLIRDHAYHAANGLSFRQFMERGFEVEGEIHRPTVRDWDTHLTTLFPDVRLKRIIEVRGADTVPRAHICALPAIWKGLLYDADALDGVLSLLSDVSMEALDAGQLDVAKRGLRAEMAGRKVIDFARELVKLADGGLGRIHAEGFSDADERGFLDPLHEQIEKGKSPGEEIAERWKEEWNGDRQKLIAATRY; encoded by the coding sequence ATGAACCCGCAGGACCAACCCGCCCTGGGTGTGGGTGACCTCCTGGCCTACTTCGACGCGGCCGAGACGCCGCGCGAAGATTGGGCCGTCGGCACGGAGCACGAGAAGGTCGGCGTCTACGCGGACACCGGCGACCGTGTGCCCTACGAGGGGCCCTACGGGATCGGTGCACTTCTCGACAAGATCCACGCCGCCGTGGGTTGGGAGCGCGTCGAAGAGCGCGGTCGTGTGATCGCCCTCCAGAAGGACGGCGCGAGCATCACCCTCGAGCCCGGCGGGCAGATCGAGCTCTCCGGGGCCCCGCTCGTCACGACGAAGCAGACCTGCGCCGAGTTCAATACCCACGTCGATCTCGTGAAGGAGCTCTCCGACGACTTCGGGATCGCCTGGCTCGGTCTCGGCATCGATCCCTTCCACGAGGTCGACGACATCCCCCACATGCCGAAGGCCCGCTACGACATCATGCGCAGCTACCTGCCGACCCGCGGCGGGCTGGCCCTCGACATGATGCACGCGACGGCGACGGTCCAGGCGAATTTCGACTACGCGAACGAAGCGGACATGATCGCGAAGATGCGCGCCGCGCTGCTCGCGACGCCGGTGATCTCGGCGCTCTTCGCGAACTCGTCGATCTCGGGGGGGCGCGAGAACGGCTACGCCTCGAAGCGGCTCGCGATCTGGCGCGACACCGACCCGGATCGCTGCGGCCTGATTCCCTGGGTCTTCGATCCGGACTTCGGCTACGAGCGTTACATGCAGTGGGCGCTCGACGTGCCGATGTTCTTCCTGATCCGGGACCACGCGTACCACGCCGCGAACGGGCTCTCCTTCCGGCAGTTCATGGAGCGCGGCTTCGAGGTGGAGGGTGAGATCCATCGGCCGACCGTGCGCGATTGGGACACGCACCTGACGACGCTCTTTCCGGACGTGCGACTCAAGCGGATCATCGAGGTGCGCGGCGCGGACACCGTCCCGCGTGCCCACATCTGCGCGTTGCCCGCGATCTGGAAGGGACTGCTCTACGATGCGGACGCGCTCGACGGCGTGCTCTCGCTGCTCTCGGACGTGTCGATGGAAGCGCTCGACGCGGGCCAGCTCGACGTGGCGAAGCGTGGACTCCGGGCGGAGATGGCTGGGCGCAAGGTGATCGATTTCGCGCGCGAGCTCGTGAAGCTCGCCGACGGTGGCCTCGGGCGGATCCACGCGGAAGGTTTCAGCGATGCCGACGAACGGGGCTTCCTCGATCCTCTGCACGAGCAGATCGAGAAGGGGAAGAGCCCGGGCGAGGAGATCGCGGAGCGTTGGAAGGAAGAGTGGAACGGCGATCGGCAGAAGCTGATCGCGGCCACCCGATACTAG
- a CDS encoding sigma-54 dependent transcriptional regulator, with protein sequence MPRILVVDDEPGVQESLRMLLKSEGDVTVAGNVDDALREVALATPNVVLLDLVMPGRSGLDLLQEFAERGIRAPVIVLTATNTVNAAVEAMKRGAADFVTKPFELDALKLKVRDKLEKRELEDEVERLRDEIDERQHLGRMVGRSEAMRSVFRTIERIAKAEATVLVTGESGTGKELAARAIHDLSPRAERPFVAVNCGAIPSELIESELFGHEKGAFTGASERRAGRFEAADGGTLFLDEIGELDQAVQVKLLRALQERTFERVGSSQSISVDVRIVTATNRDLAEEVKNGNFREDLYYRVAVVPVALPPLRERREDVRLLAQHFLERLGPDRTLAPAAIGSLEGYGWPGNVRELENAIEYALAMAEGDTIDREDLPPAIGHSGQAEALREQWRQGERGFEETVARFETDILREALAANGWNQTKTASAIGITRRVLKLKMDKLAIEEPGQR encoded by the coding sequence ATGCCTCGCATTCTGGTAGTCGACGACGAACCGGGCGTGCAGGAATCCCTGCGCATGCTGCTGAAATCCGAGGGCGACGTGACCGTCGCCGGGAACGTCGACGATGCGCTCCGGGAAGTCGCCCTCGCGACACCGAACGTCGTCCTCCTCGACCTGGTCATGCCTGGACGCAGCGGCCTCGATCTCCTCCAGGAGTTCGCGGAGCGCGGGATCCGCGCGCCGGTGATCGTGCTGACCGCGACCAACACGGTGAACGCGGCGGTCGAAGCGATGAAGCGCGGGGCGGCGGACTTCGTGACGAAGCCCTTCGAGCTCGACGCGCTCAAGCTCAAGGTCCGCGACAAGCTCGAGAAGCGCGAGCTCGAGGACGAGGTCGAGCGACTCCGTGACGAGATCGACGAACGTCAACACCTGGGCCGGATGGTCGGCCGCAGCGAAGCGATGCGAAGCGTCTTCCGCACCATCGAACGGATCGCGAAGGCGGAGGCGACCGTCCTCGTCACCGGTGAGAGCGGCACGGGCAAAGAGCTCGCCGCGCGAGCGATCCACGATCTCTCTCCTCGGGCCGAGCGACCTTTCGTCGCGGTGAACTGCGGTGCGATTCCTTCGGAGCTGATCGAGAGCGAGCTCTTCGGACACGAGAAGGGCGCCTTCACCGGCGCTTCGGAACGGCGCGCAGGACGCTTCGAGGCGGCCGACGGCGGCACGCTCTTCCTGGACGAGATCGGCGAGCTCGACCAGGCGGTGCAGGTCAAGCTCCTGCGTGCGCTCCAGGAGCGCACCTTCGAACGCGTGGGCTCGTCGCAGTCGATCAGCGTCGACGTGCGGATCGTGACGGCGACGAACCGCGATCTCGCCGAAGAAGTGAAGAACGGGAACTTCCGCGAGGACCTCTACTACCGCGTGGCCGTCGTGCCGGTCGCGCTTCCGCCGCTCCGTGAACGACGAGAAGACGTCCGGTTGCTGGCGCAGCACTTCCTCGAGCGACTCGGCCCCGACCGGACCCTCGCGCCCGCGGCGATCGGTTCGCTCGAGGGCTACGGCTGGCCGGGCAACGTGCGCGAGCTCGAGAACGCGATCGAGTACGCCCTCGCGATGGCGGAGGGCGACACGATCGACCGCGAGGATCTTCCGCCGGCGATCGGCCACTCGGGTCAGGCGGAGGCGCTCCGCGAACAGTGGCGCCAGGGCGAACGCGGCTTCGAAGAAACGGTCGCGCGCTTCGAGACCGACATCCTTCGCGAGGCGCTCGCCGCGAACGGCTGGAACCAGACGAAGACGGCCAGCGCGATCGGCATCACCCGGCGCGTGCTCAAGCTGAAGATGGACAAGCTGGCGATCGAGGAGCCGGGCCAGAGGTGA
- a CDS encoding M23 family metallopeptidase, which produces MQRDPSDGEGLRTDSVSSPPAERRTMDDHDRPLFSRSGIGGLLVVLAVVLGFGIGSEIGSAEDGQRVGANARAAAVVAAEYSSAATTLAAHTPQTPAAATRVSLSPGARPTTESLAADPPAGIAIDDLPIHRSPIIEDPVEHFTIVTRGEIASGESLGASLRRQGIAPSTVHLIAKEMRKVFDFRRSRPGDTYRLGQDADGRVLDFRYAQSPEESFYLAWEGSRYVVRKETAELRPLVAKIAGIVDSSFYGAVLALGEQSALASEFSRIMAWDIDFSRQVHPGDEFQILYERLYRTNDDGEDVYVRPGRILAGRYAGKHGDHTVVYFEDEKGEGAYFRPDGTSVQRAFLAAPLEFSRISSRFTRARRHPILNVTRPHRGIDYAAPHGTPIWSVADGVVEYRARAGASGNLVRIRHRDGLTSHYAHLASFAKGLQVGDRVKQKQVIGYVGTTGLSTGPHVCFRVKRHGVYVDPMKIGGPAGEPVDASRFAVFRSVRDQLLADLGNGPVALADEAL; this is translated from the coding sequence ATGCAACGCGATCCTTCCGACGGGGAAGGGCTGCGGACCGACTCGGTCTCGAGCCCTCCCGCCGAGCGCAGGACGATGGACGACCACGATCGTCCCCTGTTTTCCCGAAGCGGGATCGGGGGCCTGCTCGTCGTGTTGGCCGTGGTGCTCGGCTTCGGCATCGGAAGCGAGATCGGCTCCGCGGAAGACGGACAGCGCGTGGGCGCGAACGCCAGGGCGGCCGCCGTGGTCGCGGCCGAATACTCGAGCGCCGCAACGACCCTGGCCGCGCACACGCCCCAGACGCCGGCCGCGGCGACCCGCGTCTCCCTTTCACCCGGCGCGCGCCCGACGACCGAGAGCCTCGCGGCCGATCCGCCCGCCGGGATCGCGATCGACGATCTACCGATCCACCGCTCGCCGATCATCGAGGATCCGGTCGAGCACTTCACGATCGTGACCCGCGGCGAGATCGCGAGTGGCGAGAGCCTCGGTGCCTCGCTTCGACGTCAGGGCATCGCCCCTTCGACGGTGCACCTGATCGCGAAGGAGATGCGCAAGGTCTTCGACTTCCGCCGTTCGCGTCCCGGCGACACCTACCGCCTCGGTCAGGACGCCGATGGTCGCGTGCTCGACTTCCGCTACGCGCAGAGCCCGGAAGAGAGCTTCTATCTCGCGTGGGAAGGCTCGCGCTACGTCGTGCGCAAGGAGACCGCCGAGCTCCGCCCGCTCGTCGCCAAGATCGCGGGGATCGTCGACTCCTCCTTCTATGGCGCCGTCCTCGCCCTCGGTGAACAGAGCGCCCTCGCCAGCGAATTCTCGCGGATCATGGCCTGGGACATCGACTTCAGCCGGCAGGTCCATCCCGGCGACGAGTTCCAGATCCTCTACGAACGCCTCTACCGGACGAACGACGACGGCGAAGACGTCTACGTCCGCCCGGGTCGCATCCTCGCCGGTCGCTACGCCGGCAAGCACGGGGACCACACCGTCGTCTACTTCGAGGACGAGAAGGGCGAGGGCGCCTACTTCCGTCCCGACGGTACGAGCGTCCAGCGCGCGTTCCTCGCGGCGCCCCTCGAGTTCAGTCGGATCAGCTCGCGCTTCACCCGCGCGCGTCGCCACCCGATCCTGAACGTCACCCGTCCCCATCGCGGGATCGATTACGCCGCTCCGCACGGCACGCCGATCTGGTCCGTCGCCGACGGCGTCGTCGAGTACCGCGCGCGCGCCGGTGCCTCCGGCAATCTCGTCCGCATCCGCCATCGCGACGGCCTGACGTCCCACTACGCCCATCTCGCCTCCTTCGCGAAGGGGCTCCAGGTCGGGGATCGGGTCAAGCAGAAGCAGGTGATCGGGTACGTCGGCACGACCGGACTCTCGACCGGTCCCCACGTCTGCTTCCGCGTGAAGCGCCATGGCGTCTACGTCGATCCGATGAAGATCGGCGGTCCGGCGGGCGAGCCCGTCGATGCGTCCCGTTTCGCGGTCTTCAGGTCGGTGCGGGACCAGCTGCTCGCGGATCTCGGCAACGGCCCCGTCGCTCTCGCCGACGAAGCGCTCTAG
- a CDS encoding M20/M25/M40 family metallo-hydrolase, whose translation MAADFEHSTASPARLELLPLRRARLGSAGGPCFAVGLVLIVLLFGALGGLANEAQALWPFDRIFERGPVSHRAPEVLADAIRIRTTNPPGNERALARRYASELRRVGIETRVIETPGPDGGPRRAAVWGRLRGRGDRPALALLSHLDTVPADPAEWSVDPFAGEVWDGFVWGRGALDAKGVGVSHLMAMAAIADSDIVLDRDLVFLATPEEETGGRDGAGWLVANHPELLEGVGYLLTEGGGVQIAAGRESERPPIWGVAIVEKAPCWLELAASGRAGHSSSPTADAAVPRLVAALDRIRRVETPIRVIPEVAQMFTALAPVAAEWDRPGYLFLGTTLENDEGFRRRFLGNPAQNALVRNTVSITVLEGAPKTNVAPALARAHLDARLLPGESCASFADAIRRVVDDDSVAVEELLSFPAIASSPDSPLYRAIETVAGEQAEPGLVVPRLIGGFTDAHWFRELGITSYGFVPRSLTADESRRVHGIDERISKDALVESIRLTIEIVRAFDRIETEEASANSLPSLQRKARSREGRVERRTAPTRTQERSS comes from the coding sequence ATGGCCGCCGATTTCGAACACAGCACCGCGAGCCCGGCACGCCTCGAGCTGCTCCCGCTCCGGCGCGCGCGGCTCGGATCCGCCGGTGGCCCCTGCTTTGCCGTCGGTCTCGTCCTGATCGTGCTCCTCTTCGGGGCCCTCGGCGGACTCGCGAACGAAGCGCAGGCGCTCTGGCCCTTCGACCGGATCTTCGAGCGCGGACCGGTGTCCCACCGCGCGCCCGAGGTCCTCGCCGACGCCATCCGGATCCGGACGACGAATCCACCCGGCAACGAGCGGGCCCTCGCGCGCCGTTATGCGTCGGAGCTCCGGCGGGTCGGGATCGAGACCCGCGTGATCGAGACGCCGGGCCCCGACGGCGGCCCACGCCGCGCCGCAGTCTGGGGGCGGCTCCGCGGTCGGGGCGACCGACCGGCCCTGGCCCTGCTCTCCCATCTCGACACCGTCCCGGCGGACCCCGCCGAATGGAGTGTCGATCCCTTTGCCGGTGAGGTCTGGGACGGCTTCGTCTGGGGACGCGGCGCGCTCGACGCGAAGGGCGTCGGCGTGAGCCACCTGATGGCGATGGCCGCGATCGCCGACAGTGACATCGTCCTGGACCGCGACCTCGTCTTCCTCGCCACACCCGAAGAGGAGACCGGCGGGCGGGACGGGGCGGGCTGGCTCGTCGCGAACCATCCGGAGCTGCTCGAGGGCGTCGGCTATCTGCTGACCGAAGGCGGGGGCGTCCAGATCGCGGCCGGACGCGAGAGCGAGCGCCCGCCGATCTGGGGCGTGGCGATCGTCGAGAAGGCACCGTGCTGGCTCGAGCTCGCTGCGAGCGGGCGCGCGGGGCACAGCTCTTCGCCGACGGCCGATGCGGCGGTGCCGCGCCTCGTAGCGGCCCTCGACCGGATCCGGCGCGTCGAGACCCCGATCCGCGTGATTCCCGAGGTAGCGCAGATGTTCACGGCGCTCGCGCCGGTCGCCGCGGAGTGGGATCGCCCCGGATATCTCTTCCTCGGAACGACCCTCGAGAACGACGAAGGTTTCCGGCGCCGCTTCCTCGGCAATCCCGCGCAGAACGCGCTCGTCCGCAACACGGTCTCGATCACGGTCCTCGAGGGCGCCCCCAAGACGAACGTCGCGCCCGCCCTCGCACGCGCCCATCTCGACGCGCGGCTGCTCCCGGGCGAATCCTGCGCGAGCTTCGCGGACGCCATCCGGCGCGTCGTCGACGACGACTCGGTCGCGGTCGAAGAGCTCCTGAGCTTTCCGGCGATCGCCTCGTCCCCGGACAGCCCGCTCTACCGCGCGATCGAAACGGTCGCCGGCGAGCAGGCCGAGCCTGGTCTCGTCGTCCCCCGACTGATCGGCGGCTTCACCGACGCCCACTGGTTCCGCGAGCTCGGCATCACGAGCTACGGCTTCGTGCCCCGCTCGCTCACCGCCGACGAGAGCCGCCGCGTCCACGGCATCGACGAACGCATCTCGAAGGACGCGCTGGTCGAGAGCATTCGCCTCACGATCGAGATCGTACGGGCCTTCGATCGGATCGAGACGGAAGAAGCCTCCGCCAACTCGCTACCGAGCCTTCAGCGCAAGGCGCGCTCGAGGGAAGGGCGCGTCGAGAGACGCACAGCGCCGACCCGGACTCAGGAACGAAGTTCCTGA
- a CDS encoding inosine/xanthosine triphosphatase: MGTENRAKLGAVRDAFEGFAAEEARLELVPVGVESDVPEQPIGWDEIVSGARNRARAAFASGPCGLAVGIEDGLARLDEGPSHSSDPSEGFFNVGCAWITDGTRDGHGFSSGFAYPAGALLPAVRDQAPIGDLFDDHWSQHRPPEADVGISSGGPSGRSGGNIGRLTGGRLDRSAYGAQAVACALIRFLHTDLYD, translated from the coding sequence GTGGGCACGGAGAACCGGGCCAAGCTCGGCGCGGTGCGCGACGCGTTCGAAGGCTTTGCCGCCGAGGAGGCTCGCCTCGAGCTGGTGCCGGTCGGCGTCGAGAGCGACGTCCCGGAGCAGCCCATCGGCTGGGACGAGATCGTCTCCGGCGCGCGCAATCGGGCGCGGGCGGCGTTCGCTTCCGGCCCCTGCGGCCTCGCCGTAGGGATCGAGGACGGCCTCGCGCGTCTCGACGAGGGACCGTCCCATTCCAGCGACCCGAGCGAGGGCTTCTTCAACGTGGGCTGCGCCTGGATCACCGACGGGACCCGCGACGGCCACGGCTTCTCCTCGGGCTTCGCCTACCCCGCAGGCGCGCTCCTGCCGGCGGTTCGGGACCAGGCACCGATCGGGGACCTCTTCGATGACCACTGGTCGCAGCACCGGCCTCCGGAGGCCGACGTGGGCATCTCGTCGGGGGGGCCCTCCGGCCGCAGCGGCGGCAACATCGGCCGCCTCACGGGCGGACGTCTCGATCGTTCGGCCTACGGAGCCCAGGCGGTCGCCTGCGCGCTGATTCGCTTTCTGCACACAGATCTCTACGATTAG
- a CDS encoding GNAT family N-acetyltransferase, with translation MRVARMQEIDRVAALWTMITEHHAGLDPLFRMRRGTVAEGELRELLRAMARDPDAEILVYDANPDTDAAGGAGSDLVGLCIVRVDRAPPILEETERAEITDVGVRPTHRRQGVARALVEEALGWIRDRGVERVELQVASGNVEGQAFWRALGFADLMTVLHKRLESR, from the coding sequence GTGCGGGTCGCGCGGATGCAGGAGATCGATCGCGTCGCGGCGCTGTGGACGATGATCACGGAGCACCACGCCGGGCTCGATCCGCTCTTCCGCATGCGCCGGGGGACGGTTGCCGAGGGGGAGCTGCGGGAGCTCCTGCGGGCGATGGCGCGCGATCCCGATGCGGAGATCCTCGTCTACGACGCGAACCCGGACACCGACGCCGCGGGGGGCGCAGGGAGCGACCTCGTGGGCCTCTGCATCGTCCGGGTCGATCGCGCGCCGCCGATCCTCGAGGAGACCGAGCGCGCCGAGATCACCGACGTCGGCGTCCGCCCGACCCATCGTCGCCAGGGCGTGGCCCGGGCGCTCGTCGAGGAGGCCCTCGGCTGGATCCGCGACCGCGGGGTCGAGCGCGTCGAGCTCCAGGTCGCGAGCGGGAACGTCGAGGGTCAGGCCTTTTGGCGGGCGCTGGGCTTCGCGGATCTGATGACCGTGCTTCACAAGCGATTGGAATCCCGGTAA